A window of Mangifera indica cultivar Alphonso chromosome 13, CATAS_Mindica_2.1, whole genome shotgun sequence contains these coding sequences:
- the LOC123193855 gene encoding class V chitinase-like isoform X1, translated as MDFKSVLILCSSLLFVLQPHFISGQTSVVKGVYWFYDSAFEASAINSSLFTHLLCAFADLDPNTYQVTISSSNQAPFASFTQTVQQNNPSVKTLLSIGGGGSSSSDFASMASQSTSRKSFIDSSINIARSYNFNGLDLDWEFPSDSSAMANFGTLLNEWRSAIDSEYSMNTSRPKLLLTAAVYYSSVHDGLSYPIQDIANSLDWINVMAYDFYGPGWSDVTGPPAALYNPGNQVSGDSGVSAWLQAGLSANKIVLGMPFYGRAWLLADAENHGLFAAATGAATLAGGAPTYSQIKEFISENSATTTTVYNETVVSNYLYNDTTWIGYDDIQSISAKVSYAKSKGLLGYFAWQVGGDSAGILSTQAFETWGA; from the exons ATGGATTTCAAATCTGTTCTCATTTTGtgttcttctcttctctttgttCTGCAACCCCATTTCATTTCTGGACAGACTTCAGTTGTGAAAGGCGTTTACTGGTTTTATGACAGTGCATTTGAAGCTTCAGCCATAAATTCCTCCCTTTTCACTCACCTCCTCTGTGCCTTTGCGGATCTTGATCCCAACACTTACCAAGTCACAATCTCATCCTCCAACCAGGCCCCCTTCGCCTCCTTCACACAAACTGTCCAGCAAAATAACCCATCAGTTAAAACCCTCCTGTCAATCGGCGGAGGAGGATCCAGCAGCTCAGATTTTGCTTCAATGGCTAGCCAATCTACTTCGCGAAAATCCTTCATCGATTCCTCTATAAACATAGCCAGATCTTACAACTTCAATGGCCTCGACCTTGATTGGGAATTCCCTTCAGATTCTTCTGCAATGGCAAACTTCGGAACCCTCCTCAACGAATGGCGATCTGCCATTGATTCTGAGTATTCTATGAACACTTCCAGGCCGAAGCTGCTTCTAACGGCAGCCGTCTATTACTCTTCAGTTCATGACGGGTTGAGTTATCCGATTCAAGATATTGCAAACAGCCTGGATTGGATTAATGTAATGGCTTATGATTTTTACGGGCCTGGCTGGTCTGATGTAACAGGGCCTCCTGCTGCTTTATACAATCCTGGAAACCAAGTTAGTGGGGATTCCGGGGTGTCAGCTTGGCTCCAGGCTGGTTTGTCGGCAAATAAAATAGTGCTTGGCATGCCATTTTACGGCCGCGCATGGCTGCTGGCGGATGCTGAGAACCATGGTCTTTTTGCTGCAGCTACTGGAGCTGCTACGCTGGCTGGTGGGGCTCCAACTTACAGTCAGATCAAAGAATTTATAAGCGAAAACAGTGCCACCACCACAACAGTTTATAATGAAACTGTTGTttcaaattatttgtataatgaTACAACATGGATTGGATATGATGATATTCAGAGTATTTCTGCCAAGGTTTCGTATGCTAAATCAAAGGGATTGCTTGGCTACTTTGCTTGGCAAGTTGGTGGTGATTCCGCTGGGATTCTTTCTACTCAAG CATTTGAGACATGGGGGGCATAG
- the LOC123193855 gene encoding class V chitinase-like isoform X2, with the protein MFQSQFDTNESSSWTSVVKGVYWFYDSAFEASAINSSLFTHLLCAFADLDPNTYQVTISSSNQAPFASFTQTVQQNNPSVKTLLSIGGGGSSSSDFASMASQSTSRKSFIDSSINIARSYNFNGLDLDWEFPSDSSAMANFGTLLNEWRSAIDSEYSMNTSRPKLLLTAAVYYSSVHDGLSYPIQDIANSLDWINVMAYDFYGPGWSDVTGPPAALYNPGNQVSGDSGVSAWLQAGLSANKIVLGMPFYGRAWLLADAENHGLFAAATGAATLAGGAPTYSQIKEFISENSATTTTVYNETVVSNYLYNDTTWIGYDDIQSISAKVSYAKSKGLLGYFAWQVGGDSAGILSTQAFETWGA; encoded by the exons ATGTTTCAGAGTCAATTTGATACAAACGAATCGAGTTCTTGG ACTTCAGTTGTGAAAGGCGTTTACTGGTTTTATGACAGTGCATTTGAAGCTTCAGCCATAAATTCCTCCCTTTTCACTCACCTCCTCTGTGCCTTTGCGGATCTTGATCCCAACACTTACCAAGTCACAATCTCATCCTCCAACCAGGCCCCCTTCGCCTCCTTCACACAAACTGTCCAGCAAAATAACCCATCAGTTAAAACCCTCCTGTCAATCGGCGGAGGAGGATCCAGCAGCTCAGATTTTGCTTCAATGGCTAGCCAATCTACTTCGCGAAAATCCTTCATCGATTCCTCTATAAACATAGCCAGATCTTACAACTTCAATGGCCTCGACCTTGATTGGGAATTCCCTTCAGATTCTTCTGCAATGGCAAACTTCGGAACCCTCCTCAACGAATGGCGATCTGCCATTGATTCTGAGTATTCTATGAACACTTCCAGGCCGAAGCTGCTTCTAACGGCAGCCGTCTATTACTCTTCAGTTCATGACGGGTTGAGTTATCCGATTCAAGATATTGCAAACAGCCTGGATTGGATTAATGTAATGGCTTATGATTTTTACGGGCCTGGCTGGTCTGATGTAACAGGGCCTCCTGCTGCTTTATACAATCCTGGAAACCAAGTTAGTGGGGATTCCGGGGTGTCAGCTTGGCTCCAGGCTGGTTTGTCGGCAAATAAAATAGTGCTTGGCATGCCATTTTACGGCCGCGCATGGCTGCTGGCGGATGCTGAGAACCATGGTCTTTTTGCTGCAGCTACTGGAGCTGCTACGCTGGCTGGTGGGGCTCCAACTTACAGTCAGATCAAAGAATTTATAAGCGAAAACAGTGCCACCACCACAACAGTTTATAATGAAACTGTTGTttcaaattatttgtataatgaTACAACATGGATTGGATATGATGATATTCAGAGTATTTCTGCCAAGGTTTCGTATGCTAAATCAAAGGGATTGCTTGGCTACTTTGCTTGGCAAGTTGGTGGTGATTCCGCTGGGATTCTTTCTACTCAAG CATTTGAGACATGGGGGGCATAG
- the LOC123194631 gene encoding alpha/beta hydrolase domain-containing protein 17B isoform X1 — translation MMIRIYSKTKKRFNFFRCGVEDMRGSAKRIYKAALGVPDDHSVIFLTQMDPLSAALGSEVNNICGKDWDLEGADYGDPANVLWASHGQMPCPSNESSSTKNCHLQLQDPILSKESRIPQRDEDGRLVFSGVTADKNMNVHVLETKGGNKIVATFWKHPYARFTLLYSHGNAADLGQMHELFIELRAHLRVNIMSYDYSGYGASTGKPSEINTYQDIEAVYNCLKREYNVKQEELILYGQSVGSGPTLHLASRLQKLRGVVLHSAILSGIRVLYPVKMTFWFDIFKNIDKIRHVNCTVLVIHGTNDDIVDLSHGKRLWELAKEKYDPLWIKGGGHCNLETYPEYIKHLRKFMNAMEKISLTKPASKQLTPNPSITESRHNKCLRFGKR, via the exons ATGATGATTCGAATCTACAGCAAGACAAAAAAGCGCTTCAATTTCTTTAG atgTGGAGTTGAAGACATGCGGGGAAGTGCCAAGAGAATCTATAAGGCTGCATTAGGTGTGCCAGACGATCATTCTGTTATATTTCTTACGCAAATGGATCCACTG TCTGCAGCTCTTGGTTCTGAAGTGAATAACATCTGTGGAAAAGATTGGGATCTTGAAGGGGCTGACTATGGTGATCCAGCTAATGTTCTTTGGGCTTCTCACGG TCAAATGCCGTGCCCTTCAAATGAATCAAGTTCGACCAAGAATTGTCATCTTCAACTTCAAGATCCTATACTATCAAAAGAATCTAGAATACCACAAAG AGATGAAGATGGCAGGCTTGTGTTCTCCGGAGTCACCGCTGATAAGAACATGAACGTTCATGTTTTGGAAACAAAAGGTGGCAACAAAATTGTGGCAACGTTTTGGAAACACCCTTATGCAAGATTTACTCTTTTATACTCTCATGGAAATGCTGCTGATTTGGGGCAGATGCACGAGCTCTTCATTGAGCTTAGGGCTCACTTGAGAGTCAATATTATGAG TTATGATTATTCTGGATATGGAGCATCCACTGGCAAG CCATCCGAGATCAACACATATCAGGACATAGAGGCTGTGTACAATTGTTTGAAAAGGGAGTATAATGTTAAGCAGGAGGAACTGATTTTGTATGGCCAATCTGTCGGAAGTGGACCTACGCTGCATTTGGCTTCTCGCTTACAGAAGTTAAGAGGTGTTGTTCTTCATAGTGCCATCCTTTCAGGCATTCGCGTCTTGTATCCCGTCAAGATGACATTTTGGTTTGACATATTTAAA AACATAGATAAAATCAGACATGTCAACTGCACAGTTCTAGTTATACAT GGAACGAATGATGACATTGTCGATTTGTCCCATGGGAAGCGCTTATGGGAACTAGCTAAGGAAAAATATGACCCTCTATGGATCAAAGGCGGGGGTCACTGCAACCTTGAAACTTATCCGGAGTACATTAAACACTTAAGAAAGTTCATGAACGCCATGGAGAAAATTTCACTTACAAAACCAGCAAGTAAACAGCTTACTCCTAATCCAAGTATCACAGAAAGTAGACATAACAAATGCTTGAGATTCGGGAAAAGATAG
- the LOC123194631 gene encoding alpha/beta hydrolase domain-containing protein 17B isoform X2, whose translation MRGSAKRIYKAALGVPDDHSVIFLTQMDPLSAALGSEVNNICGKDWDLEGADYGDPANVLWASHGQMPCPSNESSSTKNCHLQLQDPILSKESRIPQRDEDGRLVFSGVTADKNMNVHVLETKGGNKIVATFWKHPYARFTLLYSHGNAADLGQMHELFIELRAHLRVNIMSYDYSGYGASTGKPSEINTYQDIEAVYNCLKREYNVKQEELILYGQSVGSGPTLHLASRLQKLRGVVLHSAILSGIRVLYPVKMTFWFDIFKNIDKIRHVNCTVLVIHGTNDDIVDLSHGKRLWELAKEKYDPLWIKGGGHCNLETYPEYIKHLRKFMNAMEKISLTKPASKQLTPNPSITESRHNKCLRFGKR comes from the exons ATGCGGGGAAGTGCCAAGAGAATCTATAAGGCTGCATTAGGTGTGCCAGACGATCATTCTGTTATATTTCTTACGCAAATGGATCCACTG TCTGCAGCTCTTGGTTCTGAAGTGAATAACATCTGTGGAAAAGATTGGGATCTTGAAGGGGCTGACTATGGTGATCCAGCTAATGTTCTTTGGGCTTCTCACGG TCAAATGCCGTGCCCTTCAAATGAATCAAGTTCGACCAAGAATTGTCATCTTCAACTTCAAGATCCTATACTATCAAAAGAATCTAGAATACCACAAAG AGATGAAGATGGCAGGCTTGTGTTCTCCGGAGTCACCGCTGATAAGAACATGAACGTTCATGTTTTGGAAACAAAAGGTGGCAACAAAATTGTGGCAACGTTTTGGAAACACCCTTATGCAAGATTTACTCTTTTATACTCTCATGGAAATGCTGCTGATTTGGGGCAGATGCACGAGCTCTTCATTGAGCTTAGGGCTCACTTGAGAGTCAATATTATGAG TTATGATTATTCTGGATATGGAGCATCCACTGGCAAG CCATCCGAGATCAACACATATCAGGACATAGAGGCTGTGTACAATTGTTTGAAAAGGGAGTATAATGTTAAGCAGGAGGAACTGATTTTGTATGGCCAATCTGTCGGAAGTGGACCTACGCTGCATTTGGCTTCTCGCTTACAGAAGTTAAGAGGTGTTGTTCTTCATAGTGCCATCCTTTCAGGCATTCGCGTCTTGTATCCCGTCAAGATGACATTTTGGTTTGACATATTTAAA AACATAGATAAAATCAGACATGTCAACTGCACAGTTCTAGTTATACAT GGAACGAATGATGACATTGTCGATTTGTCCCATGGGAAGCGCTTATGGGAACTAGCTAAGGAAAAATATGACCCTCTATGGATCAAAGGCGGGGGTCACTGCAACCTTGAAACTTATCCGGAGTACATTAAACACTTAAGAAAGTTCATGAACGCCATGGAGAAAATTTCACTTACAAAACCAGCAAGTAAACAGCTTACTCCTAATCCAAGTATCACAGAAAGTAGACATAACAAATGCTTGAGATTCGGGAAAAGATAG
- the LOC123194631 gene encoding alpha/beta hydrolase domain-containing protein 17B isoform X3 — protein sequence MPCPSNESSSTKNCHLQLQDPILSKESRIPQRDEDGRLVFSGVTADKNMNVHVLETKGGNKIVATFWKHPYARFTLLYSHGNAADLGQMHELFIELRAHLRVNIMSYDYSGYGASTGKPSEINTYQDIEAVYNCLKREYNVKQEELILYGQSVGSGPTLHLASRLQKLRGVVLHSAILSGIRVLYPVKMTFWFDIFKNIDKIRHVNCTVLVIHGTNDDIVDLSHGKRLWELAKEKYDPLWIKGGGHCNLETYPEYIKHLRKFMNAMEKISLTKPASKQLTPNPSITESRHNKCLRFGKR from the exons ATGCCGTGCCCTTCAAATGAATCAAGTTCGACCAAGAATTGTCATCTTCAACTTCAAGATCCTATACTATCAAAAGAATCTAGAATACCACAAAG AGATGAAGATGGCAGGCTTGTGTTCTCCGGAGTCACCGCTGATAAGAACATGAACGTTCATGTTTTGGAAACAAAAGGTGGCAACAAAATTGTGGCAACGTTTTGGAAACACCCTTATGCAAGATTTACTCTTTTATACTCTCATGGAAATGCTGCTGATTTGGGGCAGATGCACGAGCTCTTCATTGAGCTTAGGGCTCACTTGAGAGTCAATATTATGAG TTATGATTATTCTGGATATGGAGCATCCACTGGCAAG CCATCCGAGATCAACACATATCAGGACATAGAGGCTGTGTACAATTGTTTGAAAAGGGAGTATAATGTTAAGCAGGAGGAACTGATTTTGTATGGCCAATCTGTCGGAAGTGGACCTACGCTGCATTTGGCTTCTCGCTTACAGAAGTTAAGAGGTGTTGTTCTTCATAGTGCCATCCTTTCAGGCATTCGCGTCTTGTATCCCGTCAAGATGACATTTTGGTTTGACATATTTAAA AACATAGATAAAATCAGACATGTCAACTGCACAGTTCTAGTTATACAT GGAACGAATGATGACATTGTCGATTTGTCCCATGGGAAGCGCTTATGGGAACTAGCTAAGGAAAAATATGACCCTCTATGGATCAAAGGCGGGGGTCACTGCAACCTTGAAACTTATCCGGAGTACATTAAACACTTAAGAAAGTTCATGAACGCCATGGAGAAAATTTCACTTACAAAACCAGCAAGTAAACAGCTTACTCCTAATCCAAGTATCACAGAAAGTAGACATAACAAATGCTTGAGATTCGGGAAAAGATAG
- the LOC123194631 gene encoding alpha/beta hydrolase domain-containing protein 17B isoform X4, translating to MGNVTSNVAAKFAFFPPDPPTYDVFRDEDGRLVFSGVTADKNMNVHVLETKGGNKIVATFWKHPYARFTLLYSHGNAADLGQMHELFIELRAHLRVNIMSYDYSGYGASTGKPSEINTYQDIEAVYNCLKREYNVKQEELILYGQSVGSGPTLHLASRLQKLRGVVLHSAILSGIRVLYPVKMTFWFDIFKNIDKIRHVNCTVLVIHGTNDDIVDLSHGKRLWELAKEKYDPLWIKGGGHCNLETYPEYIKHLRKFMNAMEKISLTKPASKQLTPNPSITESRHNKCLRFGKR from the exons ATGGGAAATGTGACATCGAATGTGGCTGCAAAGTTTGCTTTTTTTCCTCCTGACCCCCCAACGTATGATGTGTTTAGAGATGAAGATGGCAGGCTTGTGTTCTCCGGAGTCACCGCTGATAAGAACATGAACGTTCATGTTTTGGAAACAAAAGGTGGCAACAAAATTGTGGCAACGTTTTGGAAACACCCTTATGCAAGATTTACTCTTTTATACTCTCATGGAAATGCTGCTGATTTGGGGCAGATGCACGAGCTCTTCATTGAGCTTAGGGCTCACTTGAGAGTCAATATTATGAG TTATGATTATTCTGGATATGGAGCATCCACTGGCAAG CCATCCGAGATCAACACATATCAGGACATAGAGGCTGTGTACAATTGTTTGAAAAGGGAGTATAATGTTAAGCAGGAGGAACTGATTTTGTATGGCCAATCTGTCGGAAGTGGACCTACGCTGCATTTGGCTTCTCGCTTACAGAAGTTAAGAGGTGTTGTTCTTCATAGTGCCATCCTTTCAGGCATTCGCGTCTTGTATCCCGTCAAGATGACATTTTGGTTTGACATATTTAAA AACATAGATAAAATCAGACATGTCAACTGCACAGTTCTAGTTATACAT GGAACGAATGATGACATTGTCGATTTGTCCCATGGGAAGCGCTTATGGGAACTAGCTAAGGAAAAATATGACCCTCTATGGATCAAAGGCGGGGGTCACTGCAACCTTGAAACTTATCCGGAGTACATTAAACACTTAAGAAAGTTCATGAACGCCATGGAGAAAATTTCACTTACAAAACCAGCAAGTAAACAGCTTACTCCTAATCCAAGTATCACAGAAAGTAGACATAACAAATGCTTGAGATTCGGGAAAAGATAG
- the LOC123194265 gene encoding two-component response regulator ARR12-like, with protein MTVENKKSSLNCEDGGEDKFPIGMRVLAVDDDPICLKVIETLLQKCQYQVTTTNQAVTALKMLRENRNKYDLVISDVNMPDMDGFKLLELVGLEMDLPVIMLSAHSDTKLVMKGISHGAVDYLLKPVRIEELKNIWQHVVRRKKINPKNQNKSCNLDNARAGTGENGQAASTGNSDQNGKANRKRKDQDDDDDEEADEEGNENEESSTQKKPRVVWSVELHKKFVAAVNQLGLDKAVPKKILDLMNVEGLTRENVASHLQKYRLYLKRISNVATQQANMVAALANKDSTYLRMGALDGYPDFRLGGSGRISSTAISSYQPGGMLNRMNSTAGLTIRGITSSSIMQPGHSQTLNNSFNSLGKIQQSVLPANQSANLFQGVQTSIELRQLPQSKSTTLIGESNHINYPTSFPAATSFADARVTLSSSSSCATTASGNSFMLQAGSQPAQIRAAFGSQPSFSVPSVNQESFDIGVRGSSNFLDHNRCAENWQGEAQLSKFPSNSLPMSEPFGHNQIHSNNLDGNLQSNVSNRITNNPLDMSSLITASVHMDNTGAGVQCQTGLIDNVVQNMNYNHNLNNSFSSRNSLTSVNCGMGPFSQSLDQSSPYIMQQNGVEKSSLDTKSRSNDDYLFEQSKSQDGFIQNNYDSLDDMMSTIMKRDQNDALIMDGELGFDAYSLDSCL; from the exons ATGACTGTTGAGAATAAAAAGAGTTCTCTAAATTGTGAAGATGGAGGTGAAGATAAGTTTCCTATTGGTATGCGTGTTCTTGCTGTTGATGATGACCCTATTTGCCTCAAAGTCATTGAGACTCTCTTGCAAAAATGCCAATATCAAG ttaCTACCACAAATCAGGCTGTCACTGCTCTGAAAATGTTGAGAGAAAATAGAAACAAGTATGATTTGGTTATCAGTGATGTTAATATGCCAGACATGGATGGCTTTAAGCTTCTTGAGCTTGTGGGGCTTGAGATGGACCTACCTGTCATTA TGTTGTCAGCACATAGTGATACCAAGCTTGTAATGAAGGGGATTAGTCATGGTGCTGTTGACTATTTGTTGAAACCTGTTCGAATTGAGGAGTTGAAGAACATATGGCAACATGTGGTACGGAGAAAGAAAATTAACCCCAAGAACCAAAACAAGTCGTGTAATCTAGATAATGCTCGTGCTGGAACAGGAGAAAATGGACAAGCGGCATCTACTGGTAATTCTGATCAGAATGGAAAAGCCAACCGGAAACGGAAGGACCaagatgacgatgatgatgaagaagctGATGAGGAGGGAAATGAGAACGAGGAGTCTTCGACCCAAAAGAAGCCTCGGGTTGTTTGGTCTGTAGAGCTGCATAAGAAGTTTGTTGCAGCTGTTAATCAATTGGGACTTGACA AGGCTGTTCCAAAGAAAATTCTTGATCTGATGAATGTTGAAGGGCTAACACGAGAAAATGTGGCAAGCCATCTACAG AAATATAGGCTCTACCTGAAAAGAATTAGTAATGTAGCAACCCAGCAGGCTAATATGGTTGCCGCATTAGCGAATAAAGACTCTACTTATTTGCGTATGGGTGCACTGGATGGATATCCTGATTTTCGCTTGGGTGGTTCAGGAAGGATTTCAAGCACTGCAATTTCATCATATCAGCCAGGTGGTATGCTCAATAGAATGAACTCCACAGCTGGTTTAACCATCCGGGGAATAACTTCTTCAAGCATTATGCAACCGGGCCATTCCCAAACCTTGAACAACTCTTTTAATTCTCTTGGGAAGATCCAACAATCTGTGTTGCCTGCAAACCAAAGTGCAAATCTATTTCAAGGAGTACAGACATCAATAGAGCTCAGACAGCTGCCACAAAGCAAGTCCACTACCCTCATTGGAGAGTCTAATCACATTAATTATCCAACATCTTTTCCAGCTGCAACTAGCTTTGCAGACGCTAGAGTGACTCTCAGTAGCTCAAGCAGCTGTGCAACCACTGCCTCAGGAAACTCTTTTATGTTACAGGCAGGCTCACAACCAGCACAGATTAGAGCAGCTTTTGGAAGCCAACCTTCTTTCAGTGTGCCTTCAGTGAATCAAGAATCTTTTGACATTGGTGTCCGTGGTTCATCTAATTTTCTGGATCATAATAGATGTGCTGAAAACTGGCAGGGTGAAGCTCAATTATCGaaatttccatcaaattctttgCCCATGAGTGAACCCTTTGGCCATAATCAAATTCATTCTAATAATTTGGATGGCAATCTACAGTCAAACGTCAGTAATCGAATCACTAATAACCCTCTCGATATGTCTTCTTTAATTACTGCTTCAGTGCATATGGACAATACTGGAGCAGGTGTGCAGTGTCAAACTGGCCTGATTGATAACGTCGTTCAGAATATGAATTACAACCACAACTTAAATAATTCGTTCAGCTCTCGAAATTCCTTAACTTCTGTTAATTGTGGTATGGGCCCTTTTAGCCAAAGTTTGGATCAAAGTAGTCCTTACATTATGCAGCAGAATGGAGTTGAAAAATCTTCTTTGGACACAAAATCAAGGTCAAACGATGACTACCTCTTTGAGCAAAGCAAGTCACAGGATGGTTTCATTCAAAATAACTATGACTCTCTGGATGATATGATGAGCACTATAATGAAACGG GACCAAAATGATGCATTGATAATGGATGGAGAACTCGGATTCGATGCTTACTCTCTTGATTCGTGCTTGTGA
- the LOC123194266 gene encoding calmodulin-binding protein 60 E-like, with protein sequence MDSSRNKKRGYEDEGKEDVPGSKKSKLPALAGVIVEALKVDSLQRLCSSLEPLLRRIVSEEVERALTKFSHAALPARSPPPRILGPGGKNLRLQFKTRMPPHLFTGGKVEGDQGAAIHIVLIDQNTGSVVQSGSESVAKLNVVVLEGDFNEEDDDNWTKEQFEGYEVKEREGKRPLLTGDLQVTLKEGIGTVGDLTFTDNSSWIRSRKFRLGVKVASGYFEDIRIREAKTEAFAVKDHRGELYKKHYPPALHDEVWRLDRIAKDGALHKKLVNADILTVEDFLRVLVRDPQKLRNILGSGMSNRMWENTVDHAKTCVLGGKLYVYYTDETHNTGVVFNHIYELRGLITGGQFVSLESLTYTQKLPVDSLVKRAYDNWHEVVEYDGKVLSSLTNIKKAIKTPAAPEVNNYETDHSISTIQNRQQYISSEPSPHCQTANNHSVAPQLIEFPFVRSDQTAMMTINDPQADLPSSIDYMSIGNPAVGGNFFPGDWSRPRNGQGMEDFFAEEIRLRSSEMLENDDMQRLLKALSMGVGMTPGYDHPDEACYSYGIQYEPQVDRTYRHEPSRGSGKAVVGWLKLKAALRWGIFIRKKAAERRAQLVELE encoded by the exons ATGGATAGTTCAAGGAACAAGAAGAGAGGGTATGAGGATGAGGGAAAAGAAGATGTGCCTGGTTCGAAGAAATCAAAGTTGCCTGCTTTGGCTGG TGTAATCGTGGAAGCTTTGAAGGTGGATAGTCTGCAAAGACTTTGCTCATCCTTGGAGCCTCTTCTACGGAGAATT GTCAGCGAAGAAGTAGAGCGCGCTTTGACAAAGTTTAGTCATGCTGCTCTTCCAGCAAG GTCTCCTCCACCAAGAATACTAGGCCCTGGGGGAAAAAATTTACGACTTCAATTCAAAACAAGGATGCCACCTCACCTTTTCACAGGCGGAAAGGTTGAGGGAGACCAAGGTGCAGCTATACATATTGTCTTGATAGATCAGAACACAGGCAGTGTAGTCCAAAGCGGATCAGAATCAGTTGCCAAGCTGAATGTTGTGGTGCTTGAAGGTGACTTTAATGAGGAAGATGATGATAATTGGACTAAAGAGCAGTTTGAAGGCTATGAAGTGAAGGAACGCGAGGGAAAAAGGCCACTTCTGACGGGGGATTTGCAGGTGACTCTCAAGGAAGGGATAGGAACTGTGGGAGATCTTACTTTCACAGACAACTCTAGCTGGATAAGGAGCAGAAAATTCAGGCTTGGTGTTAAAGTTGCCTCTGGTTATTTTGAGGACATTCGTATTCGCGAGGCAAAAACGGAGGCTTTTGCTGTCAAAGATCACAGGGGGGAAT TATACAAGAAACATTACCCACCAGCCTTACATGATGAAGTTTGGAGATTGGATAGAATAGCAAAAGATGGAGCACTGCACAAGAAGTTGGTCAATGCTGACATTCTTACCGTTGAAGATTTTCTCCGAGTTCTTGTTAGAGATCCACAGAAACTGAGGAAT ATCCTCGGGAGTGGAATGTCTAATAGAATGTGGGAGAACACAGTGGACCATGCTAAAACCTGTGTGTTGGGTGGGAAGCTTTATGTATACTACACAGATGAAACTCATAATACTGGTGTTGTTTTCAACCATATTTATGAGCTTAGAGGTCTCATCACTGGTGGGCAGTTTGTCTCCTTGGAATCTCTTACCTACACTCAGAAG CTTCCTGTTGATTCCTTGGTGAAAAGGGCATACGATAATTGGCATGAAGTCGTAGAATATGATGGCAAAGTCCTGAGTTCACTGACTAATATAAAGAAGGCTATAAAAACGCCAGCTGCACCAGAAGTGAACAACTATGAAACAGATCACAGTATTTCAACAATTCAGAACAGGCAGCAGTACATCTCATCTGAGCCAAGTCCACACTGCCAAACTGCAAATAACCACTCTGTAGCCCCCCAGTTGATTGAATTTCCATTCGTGAGATCCGATCAGACTGCAATGATGACAATAAATGACCCACAAGCTGATTTACCTAGCAGCATTGATTATATGTCCATTGGAAATCCTGCAGTTGGAGGTAATTTTTTTCCAGGAGATTGGTCGCGGCCAAGAAATGGACAGGGAATGGAAGACTTTTTTGCAGAGGAAATCCGACTTAGGAGTTCAGAGATGTTAGAGAACGATGACATGCAGAGACTGCTAAAAGCACTGAGTATGGGTGTTGGAATGACACCCGGTTATGATCATCCAGACGAGGCGTGTTATTCTTATGGCATTCAGTATGAGCCTCAAGTGGATCGGACTTACAGGCATGAACCCAGCAGGGGCTCGGGGAAGGCTGTTGTGGGATGGCTTAAGCTTAAAGCCGCATTAAGATGGGGAATATTTATAAGGAAGAAAGCTGCAGAAAGAAGAGCCCAGCTTGTTGAGCTAGAATGA